From Apium graveolens cultivar Ventura chromosome 9, ASM990537v1, whole genome shotgun sequence, the proteins below share one genomic window:
- the LOC141687310 gene encoding limonoid 21-O-acetyltransferse-like, whose protein sequence is MEIQILSQKIVKPSVPTPDTLRNHKISFIDHLAPSLSVPLIFYYSANEHKNSVKSCENLEKSLSEVLTIFYPFAGRFIEDDLLVCCNDDGVKYIEAIVDLRLEDIIEGRVVLELLDCLVPNDDEADHLNSSTRPLVFIQVNTFKCGGVAITVRGTHKIADAVTGMAFVNAWANASRVGVHEVVPPSFVLPSKIPVRPSSGIFKLVPRVNPNSKLVTQRYVFDKDSISVLKLKAKASVGNYNSGVNAKQFWISKVEVVSAIIWKALIRIAREKHGHSIPSVMVQNLNLRGRTSPPMPDNTCGNFYSVATARFTADESKIDLHFLVALTRDSIRRTIDIYSETLLDSDEFFCTVTSKFNEARDEMQRPVEESHFVWCSSWCKIPFYEADFGWGKPCWISNACRMAEMVTLQDTQSGEGVEAWVTLKGEDMIKFQQDVDVLAFTS, encoded by the coding sequence ATGGAGATTCAAATCCTATCCCAAAAAATTGTCAAACCTTCAGTTCCAACACCAGATACTCTTAGAAACCATAAGATATCTTTCATAGATCATCTGGCTCCTTCACTATCTGTGCCTTTGATTTTCTACTACTCTGCCAATGAGCACAAAAATTCTGTAAAAAGTTGTGAAAACTTGGAGAAATCTCTGTCAGAAGTCCTAACCATTTTCTACCCATTTGCAGGTAGATTTATTGAAGATGATCTCCTAGTTTGTTGTAACGACGACGGAGTTAAGTACATAGAAGCCATAGTTGATCTTCGTCTAGAGGACATTATTGAAGGAAGAGTTGTGTTGGAACTCCTTGACTGCCTTGTTCCGAATGATGATGAAGCAGATCATTTGAACTCAAGTACTCGTCCCCTTGTCTTCATTCAAGTCAACACTTTCAAATGTGGTGGAGTTGCTATTACAGTCCGAGGTACACATAAGATAGCTGATGCAGTGACAGGGATGGCATTTGTTAATGCATGGGCTAATGCAAGTAGAGTAGGAGTTCATGAAGTGGTTCCTCCAAGTTTTGTGCTGCCTTCTAAGATTCCTGTCAGACCAAGTAGTGGAATCTTTAAACTAGTTCCGCGTGTAAACCCTAACAGCAAGCTTGTCACACAAAGATATGTGTTTGATAAAGATTCCATATCAGTCCTTAAACTGAAAGCTAAGGCCTCGGTTGGTAATTATAATTCAGGGGTGAACGCGAAACAATTTTGGATAAGTAAGGTGGAAGTTGTGTCAGCAATTATATGGAAAGCCCTCATTAGAATTGCTAGAGAAAAGCATGGACACTCTATTCCATCGGTTATGGTTCAAAATCTGAACTTGAGGGGAAGGACTTCCCCACCTATGCCAGATAATACTTGTGGCAACTTTTATTCAGTTGCAACAGCTCGGTTCACAGCAGATGAGAGCAAGATTGATTTGCATTTCCTCGTGGCACTCACAAGAGATTCCATCAGGAGAACCATAGACATATACTCTGAAACACTACTAGACAGCGATGAATTTTTTTGTACTGTGACCAGTAAGTTTAATGAAGCAAGGGACGAGATGCAAAGGCCCGTGGAGGAAAGTCATTTTGTATGGTGTAGTAGCTGGTGTAAGATTCCTTTTTATGAAGCTGACTTTGGATGGGGAAAGCCCTGTTGGATAAGTAACGCGTGCAGGATGGCGGAAATGGTTACTTTACAGGACACACAGAGTGGAGAAGGTGTTGAAGCTTGGGTTACTCTGAAAGGTGAAGATATGATTAAGTTCCAACAAGATGTGGACGTTTTAGCTTTCACTTCTTAG